From Felis catus isolate Fca126 chromosome B4, F.catus_Fca126_mat1.0, whole genome shotgun sequence:
CAAGTCCTAAACTGCCTCTTACCTTATCTACCTTCATAGTTTACAGATGCCATGCCAGTCAAGGATCGACGCTTTCCGAACACCACAAAAATCATACTAAATTGGCCTTAATTACAAGGAGTACTATTTGCTCCCCAGAactgagttttttttgttttggtttgggttttttgctgACATGCTGTCACATATTAAGCATTCAGTGAAGTCCGGATTTAACCTTGCTCAGAGGATGACATTTACTGGGGCCCGAGAGAGACAAAGGGCTACAGGCAGATGGCTGCAGGTGTGCTGGTCTCTGGCTGTCCTCCTGGCCACCCAGGAACACCAACTGGAATAGTCATCCATACCTTGCCCCACTCCGGCCCTAGAGCATTCCACACTCCTGCAACATGACGGCCAAGGCAGCCACTACTCAGAGGCCCTGGCACAGGGccttctcctccaggaagcatGCCCTGAGTCCCTCCAAAGTTGACTATAGACAGGTACTGGAAGATGTGGTTAGACAgttagaaaatcaataaataaaaataaacacaggggtgcctgggtggctcagtcggttgagcacctgacttcagctcaggtcatgatctcacagttcgtgaattcgagccctgcgtcagacgctctgctgaaagctcagagcctggagcctacttgggatgctgtgtctccctctctttctgcccctccccctctcatgcttgctctcactctctctctctctctctcaaaaatgaataaacgttaaaaaaaaaaaaaacaaataaaaacaaaccagtaACCACAAAGATGGGGGCCCCAAAGGAGACCATTCGTGCCCACTCACCAGCCTGGGCCCATTTATCATGTCTGCAGAATGACGCCTATGTGCCCCACCACTTGTGAATCCAGCCCAGCCATGACTGCTTCACATGACCAGCCTGGAGATGGGAGCAGAGAACTCAGGGTGGGCCGTCCAGACCTCCCCATCCCCCAGACACCCAGCATAACCGCTCACACAGGGGCACACGCACCCAGTGGTCAGGGAGCCCTGCCCTTCCAGTTCCTGGCCCTCACGATGCATTAGGGTGTTAAGGTTGCTGGGTCACAGGCACCACTCTGGGCAGGACCGCGGCTGCCCAGAATCAGGGACACGCGTGTGTCCATCTGTTCTGTCCTGTCTAGTTGCCCCCACAGGGCCCGTCCTCCCTGTCCCTTGGGGAGCACCCTCCAGGAGCACTGCCCACCCTGGAGAAGTGTTCGGAAGCCGCGTATGGGCATCTGGGAGCTGTACATGTAACATGTCTCATGTTAGTGAAAACCGACCTCTGTGCTCTGGAGCCGAGATATGTAAGGCGAAGACAGAGTTTGGGtgtgaagaaggaagagagtTATTACTTTGCCAGGCGAAGGAAGCTGCTGCAGGCTCATGCCTCCAAGACTGCAAGCCCGCCCGGGAGTAAAGGGCTGAGGGGTTTCTACGAAAATACAGAATATGGCGGCTTCAATACAAATCCGGGACACGGAGCCAGCCACGTTCATCATGTCTTCTTCCAGCCATGGTCTCATGACTGGGGCTGGCACTGGCCGACCAGTCCCCTAAGTATACACTGAGGTCAGCGGGATGTCAACATGGATACTGAGCTCCTGGAACAAAGCATTCCACAGAAAAACAAGTGAAGGGGATGGGGAGGTTTCAAGAATGAGGAggagtttaaagtttaaagtcgAGCCTTGCTGAAACACTAGTGTGTCCATCTTAATTTCCACCCGTTGTTTCTGTGGCAATTTCGGTCatgccacccaggagccagggGAGCCGTGTGGGCACAGAGCCAGTGGGGTGAGTAGGGCCCTCTCATCACCCATCTACcccctcctggccctgcctgggCCCATCTGTACACTGAGGCGAGCCAAGGGTCCACACGGATGGTCTGGCAGGAGGAGTACAGCCCCACAGGGACCACGGACTCCATGGCATCCTCCACCAATGGTGAAGGGTAACGTGCCCTCTGTGTTTGTTACTTATATGTGAGCCCCAATAAATGCTGATGACGCTTCTCTGCCTTaaatcagaaatacaaaattttgaCTGCAGACATTTCAAAAACCCTCTGTGGGACTTACTGAAAACAATTCATTACATACTCCAATTACTGTTCTTTAATaaactcctttaaaaattcagtatgtgggggcgcctgggtggcgcagtcggttaagcgtccgacttcagccaggtcacgatctcgcggtccttgagttcgagccccgcgtcgggctctgggctgatggctcagagcctggagcctgtttccgattctgtgtctccctctctctctgcccctcccccattcatgctctgtctctctctgtcccaaaaataaataaacgttgaaaaaataaataaataaaaattaaaaaaaaataaaaataaaaataaataaaaataaataaaaattcagtatgTGCTTAAAATAGAAACACTAGAAACttagggctgaataatactccCAAGGTGGACTTGTAGCCTTTCGTTTAACTATTATAACGGACGATCCTGTCGGAGGAATGAGGAAAACTGCAATGTCCACTGGAAATGAGTTGCAGTCCAGGCAGTAATGTGTCACAGCTCACCTCCctcaacactttcttttttttttttttttttaattttttttttcaacgtttatttatttttgggacagcgagagacagagcatgaacgggggaggggcagagagagagggagacacagaatcggaaacaggctccaggctctgagccatcagcccagagcccgacgcggggctcgaactcacggaccgcgagatcgtgacctggctgaagtcggacgcttaaccgactgcgccacccaggcgcccctccctcaaCACTTTCTACGGGCTTTCTCAGGCCAGTGATGCCATGGGGGAAATGTCCATTTTCCAGCAGTTTTTCTTCAAATCTCTTTCTTAGGCTCTTGTTTTTCaacacccccactcccaccccaagcCTAATAATAGTCTTTTCTAGGCTTTCAATAATTCCCTCAGCTCAGAAACTTGAAATCCTGCCCTGGAGAGAACCTCTGTGCCTCCTACTCAATTCACCTTTCTAGTTAAGTGCGAACCGCGGTTAGTGAGGCCCGAGCTCGGCTTCAGACTGGGACTTCAGGGAATACAGGGCAGCGGCCCAGCTTCCTCTGGGGGCCCGACCCAGCCCCGCGGCTCCCTAAGTACAGATGGCCTTCCGACTGGTTCTATTAGATTGTTCTTTCTTTAGGTGATGCTCTCAGAGAGTATTCAGGAgcacagaggaaataaatgaacacCAGGCACGTTACTGCACCTGAGATCATGTGAGAAGAGATCCATGGAATGTGTGCCTGTTGTTCAGAGCAGGAGCTTCTTGAAAAAGAACCATCCCTGTCTTTCCATACAGCGGCCTGCATTGAAGAATGACCCCACTCTAGGTTAAGGTGTTCTGGAGAATAGTCCTGATTCTGTGATGTATCCAGTGCTTCCAGAGCTCGAGCCATTCTAATTTCCCTCActcactgacagcaaagagaaaaggctCTATACTCTGCAAAGAGACGCTTGCGACGGGGGTTCTGTTCTCGGGACTTACCTACCAAGAGTCTGCTTGTGATCGGGAAGACAGAACATGTGGAGTTGCCTCCTCCAAGAAAAGCCAGGGGAATGGTAACATCTCGTCTGGTTTTCTGGTGGCCCCCCTGTTTTTCTGCCTGTAAAGTGCTGTGTATGTTTCAATTATGCTgcttttcctctcccccccctccaccccacgaTCCCTTCCATCTGTCCTAAAGTCTGAGGTGTCTGCTCCACCCGTTCCTTGTCCCTAAGCCAGAAGGGGGAACATCTGACTCCTTGGCGGACCATCTCCCCAGCTGGGACTCTGATATCTCTGCTTCTCTGAATGACGCATCTGTACCAGCTGCCCTAgacaccttccctccctccctgcttcacACTAAGGAAGTGACACTTTAAAGTCTgggcataggggcgcctgggtggctcagctggttaagcgtccaacttcagctcaggtcatgatgtcccggcttgtgagttcgagccccatgttgggctctgtgctgacagctcaggacctggagcctgcttcagattcgcctctctctctctctctctttctctcgccctttccctgcttgtgctctctcaaaaataaataaataaactctcttaaaaatgtttaaaaaaaaaaaaaagtaaagtctagGAATAAATCCCTCTCATGCTTCAGGACCCCAAAGGATTACAAAAAGCAAACACCTGGAATGAAATGAAGGTATCAGAGAGAAAGGTGGACTGTCAGGGGCACTTATTTTCCTGCTTGCTCAGCACAACAGTTAGAAGCACAGTAGGCTTTTTTCCTCCTTGTGGAAGTCCCCCTGCAACAGTTAACCTCTTGAGAGCCATAAACTCATAAACATACCCAATATCCTCTCTCATCTCTTTGTAAGAGAAATCGATCGAACAACCAGGTATCTGGTGGGTATGAGGCATCTGTGTTGGCAAAATGGCAACACAGGCGTTTATCCAAGACACTGCTGGAATCCTCCTTCTTCATCTCCCATCCCTCCATGACCAGCCCCCCCGTCCACTCCTGCCCACAATCCATGTTCTAACTCTGGTGTCCGTCTGCCACGTCTCAGGATGGAAGCTTCCCTTCCCAAGAGTAACTGCCGGTCTGCTTTACTTTTATGCTTCATTCATCTGGGATTAATTGTTCCTGGTCATGAAAGAAGTCTGAGGCATCAATCTGGGGTGCTGCTGAGGGATTGTGAAGGGGAGGGACATGCCTTTGTGACAACTTGAAATCACCCAAGAGAAGTCGCTGTTGCCTTCTTCCATAAAAAATGTGGGTGTCGGGCAGGACAGAAAAGGATTCTCCATAAATGCTAAGCTTCTTCAGATGAGAGAGCTTGACGCCCCAGCGGACATTGTAGCCAGGTCCCCCTTATGAGTGAAAGCGGAAGAAGGCAAGCGATTTCCAGGGTAGCCATATccctaaatattttgaaatacaggAATCTTTGGGAAGATGGCTTCCACGTATCATTTTACTTTGCTTGTATGGATTCAAGATACAGTGTTCACTTTCTACAGTATCTACAATTCTATCCATGCAGGATCCTCAGAAGTAACTTCTCCAGTTATGCTTCACCACCCCTGGACGGAAGCTAGTGTCCTGCAGGCACACAGAGGTGAACGTTGCCCTCTCTGTCCTGGCACACAGGTAACCCAGACTTGGGTCTAAGATGGGGGGCTGATGGATTCGTTAACAGGATCAGAATTTAACCTTTTCATGATGCAAGTTAGCACCTGGTCATAAGATGGCTGCAAAGCTGAAAGGGTCAGAAGCAGGGCTCTCTGAATCAGTAAGATTAAACATTTCTGTGAAGACAAAAGCCCACTATGGGATCGGACTGTGGACTGACAGACAAAAACAGGCTAAATTAGCCTCAGAGGTCCAACTGAGGAAGGAATCTTCACATAGGATGTAGTCTGAGAAGCTAGGGTTCAAAATGATTCTTAGCATCACGATTAACATAAATTGCTCACCATCTGGTCCTCTTGGTTACACGGCTGATCCCTAGAGCAGGCGGATGcaaaaaacacttaaaagaaaatcgTAAGACTCTTCACTCTGACCCGCAAGGGGCAATAAAAGAATGATACACCCACAATAAATTACAAGCAGCCTCTTGCAATGGTGGCAACAATGCTGTGGATTCTACAAAAATGAGACCGCAGGAGGGGCTGCGGCGTGAGGCGGTGTGCTCTGGGGAGATAACAGCATCCTGGAAATTCAGCCGCGGTGGCCTCCACGCAGCGTGAGTGGGCAGCCTGGCGACGCTGGGGGGCAGCAATGTCAGCAGGACTTCTGCCGGGCGCTAGCGCTGCGGGGGCCGCTGGAGTCCGGGAGGAGACTGTGCTGAGGATAGTCCAGAGGTTTTTTTCTAAGGCACGCGGGAGATGACGTGGAGAGGCTTCCAAAATAATCGGACAGAAATCTGAGAGGTAATCAGAAGCTAACGGGCAGGTAAGAGCCAGAGAAATGCTGATTTGTGATTGTTGTTGTCAAGTTGTGATCCATattctcaaggagctcacagtcggGAGGGGAAAACTGAGATCGCTAACCTGAGACAAGACACACAGTTCAGACTATGCCATATGGCACCTGACAGCAAGTGTCCCAGTGGTTTGAACAGAGAGCTGGGCAGTCAGGACAGGCTAGAAGCAAAAAGCAGGTTTATAGATGACACTGGAAGACCCAGGAGAGTCTGGGTCAGTGGGCTTAAGAGGAGAACATACGAAGAAGAACGTGagcaaagacacagaaacaaatataCCTTTCTGGTGTCTGAAGCAGCCAAAATGGCCACAAGTTGAAGGGCAGATGAAGAAGAATTTGACGCATCTGAGTAAGAAAAGTGTTCCTTATCACTGTGCACTAAGCCTAGACATTGGGctgataattagaaaaaaaaataatgtaattcacTTCTACTTCTcctatttttacttctatttgtTGTCAACATGACATTACAAAATATCCCTTAATATCAGACTTCTCTCACGTAAACATGGGGATAAAATTCCTTGCCCCATAGCTAATAATTCCTTATCAAATCTTACGGAATTGCCTTGAAACAACTGAGATAGTGATTAAAAAAACgctctgtatttaaaaaagtcTTACTAAAGTTAAATGCTCTGTTCATAAAGTAGAGAGCAAGGACACATTATGACTCTCATGGTTCCAGGCACTTTTGCCTCCCTAGGCTCCTTTTCTTTCCATACAAAGAGATATTAAAATGTTGCAGTTATAAAGATGAATAGAATGCAGATTCTTCTgatcttaaaagaaatttaaaatgttttcatcagcCATGCAACAACTGTGGCCCTAGGCACTGGACCTACTGTGCCTAATGGATGTCAACTCTGGTAGGGAATCACTGGATGATTTTGAACCAAAAACTTGTGGTTGAGAGATTGAAGAAAGAAGGTTTAGAAAACCACTCAGATATGTGCTAGATTTTTGACGATTTCTAAAGTCTAAGAAGAATTGGTAGCATCTAAATACTATGAATGTGTAGGTGAACCAAAGATATTCATTGGTCCAGTGAAATCCCTAACGGAAGGGGCAGAAGATTCTCTGAAGTTCGCAAAGACTGTGACGTAGGATCGGTGATAACAAAACAGGATAAAAACTTTTCCTGAGATGCGGTAAGGGCAGCTTCGAGGGATGTATGGTGAGAGGGGTGATGACCTGAAGGAGACAGATCTCATCgctatttctattctattccaggGAAATCCCCTCCACAAATGGCCTGGAGGAACCACAGCATCATCACCGAGTTCATTCTCACGGGGCTGTCCGACGACCCCCACATCCAGGCTCTGCTCTTCGTGCTCTTCCTGGGGATTTACCTCCTGACCGTGATGGGGAATCTGATGCTGCTGCTGGTGATCAGGACCGACTCCCGCCTCCACacgcccatgtacttcttcctgagTAACCTGTCCTTCCTGGACCTCTGCTTCTCTTCCGTCACTGTGCCCAAGCTACTGAAGGACCTTCTGTCTGAGAAGAAAACCATCTCAGTGGAGGGCTGCCTGGCTCAGGTGTTCTTCGTGTTTATCACCGCAGGGACTGAAGCCTTTCTGCTCTCggtgatggcctatgaccgctatgcCGCCATCTGCCACCCTCTGCTCTACGGCCAGGTGATGAGCAGCCAGCTCTGTGTGAGGCTGGTGCTGGCCTCATGGGGCCTGGCTTCCCTCAATTCAGTCATCATTGTGCTTTTGGCTATTAACCTGGACTTCTGTGAGGCCCAAACCATCCACCACTACACCTGTGAGctgccctccctcttccctctgtcttgCTCTGATATTTCCATCAATATTGACATCTTGATCTGCTCCACCTTACTGCACGGGCTGGGAACCTTCCTCCCAATCTTTTTCTCCTATGCCCGTATTGTCTCCACCATCCTGCACATCAGCTCCACCTCAGGCAGAAGCAaggccttctccacctgctcctcccacctcatCGCAGTGATCCTgttctttggctcaggtttgaTTCGCTATCTTATGCCCACCTCGGGTTCCTCCCTGGATTTGCTCTCCTCCTTACAGTACAGTGCAGTCACGCCCTTGCTGAATCCCCTCATCTACAGCCTAAAGAACGTAGAGGTGAAGGCGGCTGTGAGAAGGACAGTGGAGAAATACCTACACTGTTTTAGGTAGTGAACAAGGACGCAGAGTGCAGGAGAGAAATTTGTTTTGCCATCTGCTTGAACCTCAGGTAGAAGAACtctgcggtgcctgggtggctggttggttggttaaagcctccgactttggctcaggtcacaatctcgcagttcacgagttcaagccccacgtcaggctctgtgctgtcggcacagagcctggggctcactttgcattctgtgtgccccagcccttccctgactcacattctgtttctctcaaaaataaataaacattaaaattaaaaaaagggggggggcacctgggtggcgcagtcggttaagcgtccgacttcagccaggtcacgatctcgcggtccgtgagttcgagccccgcgtcgggctctgggctgatggctcagagcctggagcctgtttccgattctgtgtctccctctctctctgcccctcccccgttcatgctctgtctctctctgtcccaaaaataaataaacgttgaaaaaaaaaatttaataaaatcaaaaaaaaatttttttttgaaaggaaaattctAGACCACTAACTTGAAGGGAGCCCTGTACCatcctctccctggctctcccaacaacaaaaagtaaaatacatgaaattatatCTAGTTTATCTCTGTGGCTTATAAAGGtctgttttttcttctgctcCTTTATACCATAGCACCACTTCCTTCATAGAGCTCATGATTCGATGTTGTGTCTCCTGAATTAATCAGTAATGTACTTTATCTTGTCacccttattattttttgtccTACTGATCTACCTTGTTAaagatttatccattttattgccCTCTGTAATATTTAGACAATCTTTACTTCCCCTTTATAATTTTAAGCTCATCTTAAGTCTGTGTTTATGAagctcaactttatttttttttaatatgaaatttattgtcagattggtttccatacaacacccagtgctcaccccaaaaggtgccctcctcaatacccattgaAGTtcgactttaaaaaaaaatgtcgaCACCTCCCACGAAagattacaaatttattttactttaacaatcttcctcttccctctgccccttcaatATCCTtccccagtttttgtttttgtttcattttgtttttgttttcacccTTTGGGGATTTTCTGTCCGTGGATATTATCAACAAGTTATTATCTTTATACTGGGTGCTGTTGAAATCAATTAAATTCTAGATTTTAATCATAATCTATATTTAAGCTTCAttctatgtttaaatttatttaatattcactgGCATCCCTTTCACAGCACATTCCCCCATTTTACTTCCCCTTTGGCACATCAGAGCATAATGGTTAGGGGC
This genomic window contains:
- the LOC101081231 gene encoding olfactory receptor 8S1-like, encoding MAWRNHSIITEFILTGLSDDPHIQALLFVLFLGIYLLTVMGNLMLLLVIRTDSRLHTPMYFFLSNLSFLDLCFSSVTVPKLLKDLLSEKKTISVEGCLAQVFFVFITAGTEAFLLSVMAYDRYAAICHPLLYGQVMSSQLCVRLVLASWGLASLNSVIIVLLAINLDFCEAQTIHHYTCELPSLFPLSCSDISINIDILICSTLLHGLGTFLPIFFSYARIVSTILHISSTSGRSKAFSTCSSHLIAVILFFGSGLIRYLMPTSGSSLDLLSSLQYSAVTPLLNPLIYSLKNVEVKAAVRRTVEKYLHCFR